A genome region from Paradevosia shaoguanensis includes the following:
- a CDS encoding Gfo/Idh/MocA family protein: protein MTATKLRVLVVGLGQMGRSHALAYHGHPGFEIVGLVNRSTPNLPEALSPYPVRNDFAAALAEFKPDVVSIATHTNTHADYAVAAMEAGAHVFVEKPLAATVEDARRVVAAAEANNRKLVIGYILRHHPSWMKLIEESRNLGGPYVFRMNLNQQSSGAAWDIHRSIMQTTSPIVDCGVHYVDVMCQITDARPVEVRGMGVTLAKGLPAGMYNYGHFQVLFDDGSVGWYEAGWGPMMSETAFFVKDVISPNGAVSIVMEQGAASADINAHTQTSRILVHHGALGADNKPAQPDTWLDMHGEPDHQGLCDREQDFVYRAITEDFDLRRHMNDAVMSLHICLAADESVRTGNAVKL from the coding sequence ATGACCGCCACAAAACTGAGGGTATTGGTCGTTGGCCTCGGCCAGATGGGCCGCAGCCATGCGCTGGCCTATCATGGGCATCCGGGCTTCGAAATCGTTGGGCTGGTCAACCGCTCGACGCCGAACCTGCCCGAGGCCCTGAGCCCCTACCCCGTTCGCAACGACTTTGCGGCGGCGCTGGCCGAATTCAAGCCGGACGTGGTTTCCATCGCGACGCACACCAACACCCATGCCGACTACGCCGTTGCGGCGATGGAAGCCGGCGCGCATGTCTTCGTCGAAAAGCCGCTGGCGGCTACGGTGGAAGACGCCCGTCGCGTGGTGGCCGCCGCGGAAGCCAATAACCGCAAGCTGGTGATCGGCTATATCCTGCGCCACCACCCCTCGTGGATGAAGCTCATCGAAGAGAGCCGCAATCTTGGCGGCCCCTATGTCTTCCGCATGAACCTCAACCAGCAATCGAGCGGCGCGGCCTGGGACATTCATCGCTCGATCATGCAGACGACCTCGCCGATCGTCGATTGCGGCGTGCATTATGTCGATGTGATGTGCCAGATCACCGACGCCAGGCCGGTGGAGGTGCGCGGCATGGGCGTTACGCTCGCCAAGGGCCTGCCGGCGGGCATGTACAATTACGGCCACTTCCAGGTGCTGTTCGATGACGGCAGCGTCGGCTGGTACGAGGCCGGCTGGGGCCCGATGATGTCGGAAACCGCCTTCTTCGTGAAGGACGTCATCTCGCCCAATGGCGCGGTCTCCATCGTCATGGAACAGGGCGCGGCCTCGGCCGACATCAATGCCCATACCCAGACCTCGCGCATCCTCGTCCATCACGGTGCGCTCGGAGCGGACAACAAGCCGGCCCAGCCGGACACCTGGCTCGACATGCATGGCGAGCCCGACCACCAGGGCCTGTGCGATCGCGAGCAGGATTTCGTCTATCGCGCCATCACCGAGGATTTCGACCTGCGCCGCCACATGAACGACGCCGTGATGTCGCTCCACATCTGCCTGGCGGCCGATGAAAGCGTGCGGACGGGTAACGCGGTGAAGCTCTAG
- a CDS encoding RNA polymerase sigma factor yields the protein MPETSDAVAEAVARRSYGKLVAILAARTRDVVGAEDALSEAFAAALADWPRHGVPDNPEAWLLAIARRKRIDASRHDKVTTAASDHLRLIAEELQDMSSETRPIPDQRLALMFACAHPAIEPGIRSPLILQTILGFNAQAIGSAFLVAPATMGARLSRAKAKIKAAGIPLRVPDRSELPDRLSPVLEAVYGAYAGGWNDPAGADASLRNLAGEAIWLGRLIAELLPQEPEALGLLALMLYSHARQAARRDQHGEFVPLADQDIALWGHPMITEAETLLLRASKLGGFGRYQLEAAIQSAHIDGRRSGLTDWPAIVQLYDGLCAITNSPVALINRAIAVAETQGPAAGLAALPTADNRLAEYQPYWAARAELLVRLGDISAADAAYTRAIGLEADPAVRRFLQKQRSGLRPALR from the coding sequence ATGCCGGAAACCTCCGATGCCGTCGCCGAAGCCGTAGCCCGCCGCAGCTACGGAAAACTCGTCGCCATTCTCGCGGCCCGCACCCGCGACGTGGTCGGCGCGGAGGATGCCCTTTCTGAGGCCTTCGCTGCGGCATTGGCGGATTGGCCCCGCCACGGCGTGCCGGACAATCCGGAAGCCTGGCTCCTGGCCATCGCCCGTCGAAAGCGCATCGACGCCAGCCGCCATGACAAGGTCACGACTGCTGCCAGTGACCATCTGCGGCTCATCGCCGAGGAGTTGCAGGATATGTCGAGCGAAACCCGACCCATTCCCGACCAGCGCCTCGCCCTCATGTTCGCCTGCGCCCATCCGGCCATCGAGCCCGGCATCCGGTCGCCCCTGATCCTGCAGACCATCCTCGGCTTCAACGCCCAGGCAATCGGCTCGGCCTTCCTCGTCGCACCGGCAACAATGGGTGCCCGCCTGTCCCGCGCCAAGGCCAAGATCAAGGCCGCCGGCATTCCCTTGCGTGTCCCCGACCGCTCCGAGCTGCCCGACCGCCTTTCGCCCGTGCTTGAAGCCGTCTACGGCGCCTATGCCGGCGGTTGGAACGACCCGGCCGGCGCCGATGCGAGCCTGCGCAATCTTGCCGGAGAGGCTATCTGGCTGGGCCGGTTGATCGCCGAACTTCTCCCGCAGGAACCCGAAGCCCTCGGCCTTCTCGCCCTCATGCTCTATTCCCACGCTCGCCAGGCCGCGCGGCGAGACCAGCATGGCGAATTCGTTCCTCTCGCCGACCAGGACATCGCGCTCTGGGGTCACCCTATGATCACCGAAGCCGAAACCCTGCTATTGCGCGCCAGCAAACTCGGTGGGTTCGGCCGCTACCAGCTCGAAGCCGCCATCCAATCGGCCCATATCGACGGCCGCCGCAGCGGCTTGACCGACTGGCCAGCGATCGTGCAGCTCTACGACGGCCTCTGCGCCATCACGAATTCACCCGTTGCCCTCATCAACCGCGCCATCGCCGTCGCCGAAACACAAGGACCTGCCGCAGGCCTGGCCGCGCTTCCGACAGCCGATAATCGCCTGGCCGAATACCAACCCTATTGGGCCGCCCGCGCCGAACTACTCGTTCGCCTTGGCGATATCAGCGCGGCGGATGCCGCATACACCAGAGCCATCGGTCTCGAAGCCGACCCGGCCGTACGTCGCTTCCTGCAGAAGCAGCGCAGCGGATTGAGACCTGCATTGCGCTAA
- a CDS encoding L,D-transpeptidase family protein, which translates to MINERIADSDKTDAQPGFLSRRSFLVGSAASIGALGLAGCTSFGGGPSMTVAEAERVYGPVPHERFPIPAVNVSKLNPKYFRRTVRYDTKEVAGTIIVDPRNYYVYRIEGDGNATRYGANVGRDGFRWSGDAYVGRKAEWPVWTPPKEMIARQPEAAKYAGGMAPGLDNPLGARTLYLYQNGAYTLYTLYSTRMPETIGKGVSSGCIGLLTQDMLDLYSRTPVNTKVVVLKA; encoded by the coding sequence ATGATCAATGAGCGGATTGCCGATAGCGACAAGACGGACGCGCAGCCGGGATTTTTGAGCCGCAGGTCGTTCCTGGTCGGTTCGGCGGCCAGCATCGGCGCGCTGGGTCTTGCCGGTTGCACGTCGTTCGGCGGCGGCCCTTCCATGACCGTTGCCGAGGCGGAGAGGGTCTATGGGCCGGTGCCCCATGAGCGCTTCCCGATCCCGGCCGTCAATGTCAGCAAGCTCAACCCGAAATATTTCCGCCGCACGGTGCGTTACGACACCAAGGAAGTTGCCGGCACGATCATCGTCGATCCGCGCAATTACTACGTCTATCGCATCGAAGGCGACGGGAACGCGACGCGGTACGGCGCCAATGTCGGCCGCGACGGCTTCCGCTGGAGCGGCGATGCCTATGTCGGGCGCAAGGCCGAATGGCCGGTCTGGACGCCGCCGAAGGAAATGATCGCCCGCCAGCCGGAAGCGGCCAAGTATGCCGGCGGCATGGCTCCTGGCCTCGACAATCCGCTCGGCGCGCGCACGCTCTATCTCTACCAGAACGGCGCCTATACACTCTATACGCTCTACAGCACGCGGATGCCCGAGACCATCGGCAAGGGCGTATCGAGCGGCTGCATCGGGCTGCTCACCCAGGACATGCTCGACCTCTATTCGCGGACGCCGGTCAACACGAAGGTCGTCGTGCTGAAGGCATAG
- a CDS encoding YciI family protein — protein sequence MQYMLLVHWNEAENTAASDERKAESFAAYAAYAEALRQAGALVTSAGLQPSTTSTIVRAPDGRPALWDGPYVESKEQLGGYFVIDVPDLDAAIAWAVRCPGAERYAVEIRPLMVY from the coding sequence ATGCAATACATGCTCCTGGTCCACTGGAACGAAGCCGAAAACACCGCCGCCTCAGATGAGCGGAAAGCCGAGAGCTTCGCCGCTTACGCAGCCTATGCCGAAGCGCTGCGGCAGGCGGGGGCGCTGGTTACCTCGGCCGGCCTCCAGCCCTCGACGACGTCGACCATCGTGCGCGCACCCGATGGTCGCCCGGCGCTCTGGGACGGTCCCTATGTGGAAAGCAAGGAGCAGCTCGGCGGCTATTTCGTCATCGACGTTCCAGACCTCGATGCCGCCATCGCCTGGGCCGTACGCTGCCCCGGCGCGGAGCGCTACGCTGTCGAGATCCGGCCGTTGATGGTTTATTGA